One Brassica napus cultivar Da-Ae chromosome C2, Da-Ae, whole genome shotgun sequence DNA window includes the following coding sequences:
- the LOC106431448 gene encoding monothiol glutaredoxin-S2, with protein sequence MEMITKMVLERPVVIYSKTSCCMSHTVKTLLCDFGANPAVHELDEIPRGREIEQALLRLGCSPAVPAIFIGGELVGGANEVMSLHLNGSLIPMLKQAGALWV encoded by the coding sequence ATGGAGATGATAACGAAGATGGTGTTGGAGAGACCAGTGGTCATTTACAGCAAAACCTCATGTTGTATGTCCCACACGGTCAAGACTTTGCTCTGCGACTTCGGTGCGAATCCAGCGGTTCACGAGCTTGATGAGATACCTAGAGGCAGGGAGATTGAGCAGGCGTTGTTGCGGCTTGGGTGTAGCCCGGCGGTTCCAGCCATTTTTATTGGAGGAGAGTTGGTTGGTGGAGCTAACGAGGTCATGAGTCTTCACCTTAACGGCTCATTGATCCCTATGCTTAAGCAGGCTGGTGCATTGTGGGTCTGA